A stretch of Equus przewalskii isolate Varuska chromosome 11, EquPr2, whole genome shotgun sequence DNA encodes these proteins:
- the CIMAP1A gene encoding ciliary microtubule associated protein 1A, which yields MAEEVWVGTWRPHRPRGPIMALYSSPGPKYLIPPTTGFVKHTPTKLRAPAYSFRGAPMLLAENCSPGPRYSVNPKILRTGKDLGPAYSILGRYRTKTTLTPGPGDYFPEKSTKYVFDSAPSHSISARTKTFRVDSTPGPAAYMLPMVMGPHTVGKVSQPSFSIKGRSKLGSFSDDLHKTPGPAAYQQTDAQVTKFKAPQYTMAARVVPPGDKTLKPGPGAHSPEKVTVTKPCAPIVTFGIKHSDYMTPLVVDVE from the exons ATGGCAGAGGAGGTATGGGTGGGCACCTGGAGGCCACATCGCCCCCGGGGGCCCATCATGGCCCTCTACAGCAGCCCTGGACCCAAGTACTTGATTCCACCTACCACGG GCTTCGTGAAGCACACACCCACCAAGCTTCGTGCACCAGCCTACAGCTTCCGAGGGGCCCCCATGCTCCTGGCAGAGAACTGCTCCCCTGGGCCTCGCTACAGTGTGAACCCCAAGATACTGAGGACTGGAAAGGACCTTGGCCCTGCCTACTCCATCCTGGGGCGCTACCGCACCAAGACCACACTGACCCCCGGCCCTG GTGACTACTTCCCAGAGAAATCTACCAAGTATGTGTTTGACTCAGCGCCCAGCCACTCCATTTCTGCCCGGACCAAGACCTTCCGAGTGGACAGCACTCCAG GCCCTGCCGCCTACATGCTGCCCATGGTGATGGGGCCCCACACTGTCGGCAAGGTCTCCCAGCCCTCCTTCTCCATCAAGGGCCGCAGCAAGCTGGGCAGCTTCAGCGACGACCTGCATAAG ACCCCAGGTCCTGCAGCCTACCAGCAGACCGATGCGCAGGTGACTAAGTTCAAGGCTCCACAGTACACCATGGCTGCCCGAGTGGTGCCCCCAGGGGACAAGACTCTCAAGCCAGGACCAGGAGCCCACAGCCCAGAGAAG GTGACAGTGACCAAGCCCTGCGCCCCCATTGTCACCTTTGGCATCAAACATTCTGACTACATGACACCCCTGGTCGTGGACGTGGAATAG
- the SCGB1C1 gene encoding secretoglobin family 1C member 1 — translation MKGSSTILLVALTLLCTCKLATGEDNNEFFMDFLQTLLVGSPEELYEGPLGKYDVNADAKAALTELKSCIDGLQPEHKAELIKLLVQVLGSEDGA, via the exons ATGAAGGGGAGCAGCACCATCCTGCTGGTGGCCCTCACCTTGCTCTGCACCTGCA AGCTGGCCACAGGAGAGGACAACAATGAATTTTTCATGGACTTCCtgcaaacactgctggtggggtcCCCAGAGGAGCTCTACGAGGGGCCCCTTGGCAAGTATGATGTCAATGCAGATGCCAAGGCAGCACTGACGGAGCTCAAGTCCTGCATAGACGGTCTTCAGCCTGAGCACAAGGCGGAGCTGATCAAGCTGCTG GTGCAAGTGCTGGGCAGTGAGGACGGCGCCTAG